In Setaria italica strain Yugu1 chromosome I, Setaria_italica_v2.0, whole genome shotgun sequence, the genomic window TGAAGGAAGTTCAGTAGATTTGTCTATTCGTAGTGGGGCCAATACCAGGCATATCGTTCTAACGTAAGTAAATCGTACAACCCCTTTTAACAATCGAATTCGTTTACTGAAAAGTAGTCATTAATTATTCTGTTACGTTTGATTATTGCCAGGAGACAAACAGTCACTTTAAACCCAGTGAGGTCGAGGATGTGTGAGATTCCAGGTGCAAAAGATAGCTCAAAGATCGGTTACATCAAATTGACAACATTTAACCAGAATGCTGCAGGTTTGCCACTCGGAGAAAGCTCTAATGTCTTTCTTATGCATCTTAATGTTTCCAAATGCTAAGTCCTGCTGATCATGTTGATTGATTATCCTCCTGCAGAATCTGTTAAGGAGGCCATTAAGACATTAAGGGACAACAATGTTAAATCCTTTGTGTTGGATCTGCGGAATAACAGGTTTGGGCCTGCAGAAACTGGGATGTATGTTGACATTTTCTTATTGGAATTTTAACATGGTTATATCTGATGCAGTGGTGGCCTCTTTCCTGAAGGAATTCAAATTGCAAAGATTTGGTAAGCTTGTTTAAACCGCATTTTGTTTATATAATGTATGAGCTTTATTCACGCATCTTGATGGGCTACTTAACTGCGCACGTGTGCACCTAGAAAAAAATCACTGGCATATTAATTCGACTTCTAAAACTTGGAGCTTCTATCAGTCACCTTTGTGCGAGGTTTACATGCTGTTGTAATATATCTAGCAACTCATGTAGACTTaggccattctcaatgcaaagtttcatatATATGTTTCCAAGAGTGCCACATAACCAAGAATGTATTTAGTTCATAGATGAAATAGCTCACACAATACATAGTTTCATCTTTTGGTGTTTCCAAGgttacatgcaagacacaaagatcttggaaacagtgtacacatggtttcatgggatgaaaccACTTTCTTCTCTCACCTCATAAATAGtgtgccatgtcatcaaaaTTGTCCAAGTGGCAGCTCATTTATTGTCCATGAAACTCCCATTGAGAATAGCCTTAGAAACTACTATCGTATTATATTGTAACTGATATAAGTTGATTAAAGTATTAAATTTTGCTCCTGTTTTGCCAGGATGGACAAGGGAGTTATTGTATATATATGCGATAGCCAAGGTGTCCGTGATATTTATGAGGCAGATGGAGCTGATACAATTGCTGCATCGGAACCTTTGGTTGTGCTGGTATGACCTAGCATTGCTTAAAGAAAATAGTGACAGATGGACTCAGACAATATTTACCAGGATGATTGCATTATCTGTCATCCTGCTTTCCTTGTTATTTCTTAGGTTAGTACACATCAGATGATGCCACTTTTGAACTTGTTAGGTAAATAAAGGAACTGCAAGTGCAAGTGAGATCCTTGCTGGAGCACTGAAAGACAATAAAAGGGCAGTGGTATATGGGGAACCAACATACGGAAAAGGGTACTGCTTGCCCTCCCTGTATCACTGAATCCCTTGTTCTGATTCGGAATGTTCATTATCTCACTCCTGTTACCTGCTAACATTCAGGAAGATTCAGTCGGTTTTTGGATTATCTGATGGGTCTGGCTTAGCTGTGACTGTAGCACGCTATGAAACTCCTGCGCATACCGACATTGACAAGGTAAGCAACTAGTTCCTTGCCTCAAAAAAACAAGAATTTGAGGAAAACAATCCCTCACTTATGGTTTATCTGCCTTTTGAGTTGTCTTGAATGGTATCTTTGGTAGGTTGGTGTGATCCCAGACCGACCACTGCCAGCGTCATTCCCTACAGATGAAGATGGCTTCTGCAGCTGCCTTAGGGATTCGACGGCTCCTTGCAATCTGAATGCCGCACAGTTGTTCGCAAGATCATGACCAGGCCCTTCTCTCAACATTTTGGGTTGGATGGGTTGTACAGATGAGCATTGTGCTTCCTATGGTTTTGCGTGGCCATGCTGGCTTAGCATCCGTAATTCATTTCATTAACATTGATTTTGGTTCCAATTTCGTTGCATGTGTAAAATGAAAAGTACAGCTTCTGGGTGAAGCCGTGGTTGTCATGAACAGATCCTAACCGCAACAATTTTGAATGGAAGCACTGCCAAACTCTGCTATTTCGGCTTCGTCCGTTTGGTCTGGTATGCCAGCATCACCCATGATGTTGACAAAGCTATTGCTTCTCTGAATCTAGGCCACGCCTGCTAGAGCTGGAAACATGGGGCTCTCATAGGTGACGCCTGGGTGGCCAGAAAATGAAACACCGAAAGATCACAAATATCGTTACAAGATGCCCGTTTGAAACCAGTACGTAGACAGCCCATCTGGCGCCGCCAGTGGAAGCCATTACGTCATGCCAAGCAGAAAGACACAGCAACACATCTCAACAAATGCAAAACCAGAATTTCCACTGTATACAAAACTCGGCTCAACGGCAATGTCACTAGCTCACGAGTTACAGATCACAAGATGGACTCTCCTGGCTAACAATCTTTGTGGACGATCTCCCACTTACATTCACCCAGGGTTCTCTAAAAAAATGCTCCGTGCAGAAGAATTTGGACATCGTACAACCAGCAGTCCACAGCCAAGGTCCTGGTTTCGCTGGTCACCATGTTGTACACCATCAAAAACTGTAATAtgagaacaaaaaaaattatgagaaGAATGACCTGTAAATTTCAATCACAATTGATTGAGAACAAATGAAAAGACAGAGATGAGCATGCAGCAGTGAATGATGAAAAGACAGTCAATTTTCTACTGCAATAGCATAAGAAATTCACACGGATGCACCAAATCATCGACATTGATGTAGTATCACAAACAGACTTGTTATATAGAAGTCCATATATTCCATACTTAGGACTGCAGGAGAAATCTCAAGAGAAGATCAGCTACTAACACATTTACCATTTATCAGGATggctagcacatctattccacCTTTGCAACTTTCCTTTGTTCAATTTGGCCAGTCAAGTCACATTGCATCTCAGTCCAACTGACTGGGACCAATGTGCCACCTGAAGAAACACATGGGAAGCAAGATTAATAAAACTTTGCTGCACCATAAATGATGGGAGCAGTTCCATGTATTCGTACAAACAAATTGCATGCTGCACGCTTTCATACCCGCTATACTTTGTGCTGAAACAACGCCAAGTTCATTCTTCGCAGTGGAAAGATAATAGGCCCTTGCATCACCGAGAGAAAGCTTTGGCATCATTTAAGGATCTCAACTTCTCCAGCCAGCCAAAAATATAAACTAATCCAAACAGGCTAGATATCAAATTGAAAGTATAAAGATAAAAAAATGTCATCAATTGAAGCCCATGGATGCGAATGACCCAAGGGCAAGTGAGCGTGACCAAGGTTGGTAAcaagagaagaaaacaaagattaTTTGCATTAGAATTGTCTACTTCAGGATACAACCACAGCTCTAACAATGTCCCCAGGCCGATATGACTGGTACATATCCACCTTGTCGATTTCAGTCGCACGAACATCTTGCTGCCTGCCAATAAAACAGAGGATACGCATGATTTTTTCCCTGATTGGTCCATGTGTAGAATTCAGCAACCA contains:
- the LOC101768038 gene encoding carboxyl-terminal-processing peptidase 2, chloroplastic isoform X2, which encodes MAINGSPTGVAVMTATPGGPAEKAGILPGDIILAIDNRSTEDMDIYDAAERLQGPEGSSVDLSIRSGANTRHIVLTRQTVTLNPVRSRMCEIPGAKDSSKIGYIKLTTFNQNAAESVKEAIKTLRDNNVKSFVLDLRNNSGGLFPEGIQIAKIWMDKGVIVYICDSQGVRDIYEADGADTIAASEPLVVLVNKGTASASEILAGALKDNKRAVVYGEPTYGKGKIQSVFGLSDGSGLAVTVARYETPAHTDIDKVGVIPDRPLPASFPTDEDGFCSCLRDSTAPCNLNAAQLFARS